One region of Parambassis ranga chromosome 21, fParRan2.1, whole genome shotgun sequence genomic DNA includes:
- the crygs4 gene encoding crystallin, gamma S4 — MATSGTAIVFFEDQDFQGKSYECKGDSVDLHGYIRRCNSLKVDGGWWVLYERDNFTGYQYIIGPGEYNEYRRWMGFNDCVRSCRIIKNAKGPYKLRLFDRPNFGGQSLELTENMKSVQEKWVRVEVQSCKVLEGSWVFFEHPNFCGRQYLLEKGDYRHHSEWGALKATVGSIRRILQL; from the exons atggccacttcaGGAACTGCA attGTGTTCTTTGAGGACCAGGACTTTCAGGGGAAGTCCTATGAATGTAAGGGCGACTCCGTTGACCTTCATGGGTACATCCGGCGTTGTAACTCTCTGAAGGTAGATGGCGGCTGGTGGGTTCTGTATGAGCGGGACAACTTCACCGGGTACCAGTACATCATCGGTCCAGGGGAGTACAATGAATATAGACGTTGGATGGGCTTCAATGACTGCGTCAGATCCTGCAGGATTATCAAAAAT GCCAAAGGGCCCTACAAGCTGAGGCTGTTTGACCGGCCCAACTTTGGCGGCCAGTCCCTGGAGCTGACGGAGAACATGAAGTCAGTCCAGGAGAAATGGGTCCGAGTTGAGGTGCAGTCCTGCAAAGTACTGGAGGGGTCCTGGGTGTTTTTCGAACATCCAAACTTCTGCGGTCGCCAGTACCTGCTGGAGAAAGGAGACTACAGACACCACTCAGAGTGGGGAGCTCTGAAAGCCACTGTGGGCTCCATCAGAAGAatcctgcagctgtga
- the LOC114453821 gene encoding gamma-crystallin B-like — protein sequence MDRMGKIVFYEDRNFQGRLYECSADCPELNAHFSHCNSVRVENGAWVLYERPNYLGHQYILTRGEYPDYQRWMGFNDSIRSCRIIRNTSGAFRLRVYERPDFSGQMLECTEDVNNLHERWNLREIQSAQVQDGAWVFYELPNFRGRQYLLERGEYRRYIEWAAMNPNVGSFRRVREM from the exons ATGGACCGCATGGGAAAG ATCGTGTTTTATGAAGACAGAAACTTCCAGGGTCGCCTGTATGAGTGCAGCGCTGACTGTCCTGAACTCAACGCACACTTCAGCCACTGTAACTCGGTCCGAGTGGAGAACGGCGCCTGGGTCCTGTACGAGAGACCCAACTACCTGGGCCACCAGTACATCCTGACCAGAGGGGAGTACCCAGACTACCAGCGCTGGATGGGCTTCAATGACAGCATCAGGTCTTGTCGGATCATAAGAAAT ACCTCCGGTGCATTCAGGCTCCGTGTTTATGAGCGTCCAGACTTCAGTGGTCAGATGTTGGAGTGCACTGAGGATGTGAACAACCTGCACGAACGTTGGAACCTGCGAGAGATTCAATCTGCACAAGTGCAGGACGGCGCATGGGTCTTCTACGAACTTCCCAACTTCCGTGGCCGTCAGTACCTGCTGGAGAGAGGAGAGTATCGCCGCTACATCGAGTGGGCCGCCATGAACCCTAACGTGGGCTCTTTCCGCCGTGTCCGCGAAATGTAG